TAGACAATAAAAAATCTGGAGGCAAAGGTAAAATAAAGCCATCAAAAAAAGCATTTAAAAATAATCCAATGCTACCATATTGTTTAAAGAATTCTTTGACTGCTACTAACATAAAATAAAATGAATAAAAATATTAAAAAGAATCTCAGACGAACAATTCTTTACTTGCATCAGTATACAGCAGGGAAGTCAATTGAAGAAATAAGAGATAAATATAAACTTGATCCTAAAAATATCCTCAAGCTTGGAAGTAATGAAAATGTTCTAGGTTCATCAAAAAAAGCAATAAAAGCAGCAACTCTAGCATTAGAAAAAGTAAACCTGTATCCAGAAGTTGCATCAAGCAAGTTAGCAGCTAAGATAAAAAGTTTGTTTGGATTAAAAAACGTAGAAGTAGTAGTAGGAAATGGCATGGATCATGTTTTTGAAATGCTTGCAAGATTGTTTTTAAATAATGGAGATGAAACTATTATTTCAAATCCTACATTTTCATGTTACGAACTAAATACCTTATGGGCTGGTGCAAAATCTAGAATAATTCCACTGTTAAAAAATAATTTCCAGTTAAATGTAAATAAAATACTAAAACTAATTAACAAAAAAACAAAAATAATTTTTATTTGCTCACCAAATAATCCAACTGGAAATTTAATGAACAAAGAAGATATTAAAACAATTTTAAAGACTGGTAAAATTGTTTTCCTGGATGAAGCATATATTGAATTCGGTGGTAAATCCCTTGTTAAATGGATTGAAAAATATCCTAATTTAATTATAGGAAGAACATTTTCAAAAATATACGGGCTTGCTGGTTTTAGAGTTGGTTATGCATTTATACATAAAAGTTTAGTTCGTTATTATTTAAATTCTATTACTCCATTTGTAGTCTCAAGACCAGCTCAAGCTGCTGCTTTAGCTGCCTTGGATGATAAAAACTTTGTTAAAAAAACCATTAAGATGGTAAAAAATGGAAAAAGATTTTACTACAAAGAATTTAAAAAATTAGGAATAGAATATATTCCTTCAGATGCTAATTTTATTACAATTAAGACAAAGAAAAAATCAAAAGAATTAGCAGACAAGTTACTAAAAAAAGGAATTATAGCTAGAGAATGTTCTAGTTTCGGACAAGGCAGTGAATATCTTTTAAGAATTACAATTGGGACAAGAGAGCAAAACAAGAGAGTTGTAGAAGAAATAAAACCTTGCAACCTTGAAACCTTGTAACCTAATACGCTTGTACTCTTGTAGAATAATCTCTAATAATTCTAGCTGCTTCTTCATTTGCTAAAAAACTTCTTGCAATTGTACTTATTTTTTTCCCACTACTTAAAAAAGCAGGTTCATTTAACATGTATTGAATTTGATTCTTTAGAGAACTTGTACTTAGATCTTTATAAGACAGCCTTGCAGCTAAGCCTAGCTCACAAAGCCTCTTAGCATTTGATTCTTGTTCTACTTGAGCTGAATCTGGCACTACTAAAGCAGGCACACCTAAAGTAATTAATTCCATTGCTGTGCTATGTCCTGCTTGAGTAATAATTAAATCAGCATTTGAGTAATATACTGCAGGATTATCTACAAAACCTACAAGGAGTAAATTAGGCAGCTTTAAATCAGAAGTAAAATCACTTAAGACTATAATTAAATATTCAGGCAGTTGTTTAGCTAAAGACAATATTACATCAAATAAAGGTTTTCTGTATTTGTGTCCCCCTAAAGTACAAACTATTTTTTTCTTATAAGCATGATGACTTAATAACAAAGAGTTTTTATCATTTGAGCTTACAATTGATTTCCAACTCCATGGCAACAATGGTCCAATGAAACGTTGTTTTTTCTTTACAAAAGATTCATTACATAAAAGTGGCAATGACAATGAATATGGTGGAGGGAGATCTGGAATAAATATCTCATCACATGCTTCAAGCCAGTTTTTTACAACCTTTAGAAAAAAAGGTTCAGTTGCATTAGTTAGAACAGCTTTAGTTCCAACTCTAAGCCATTCCTTAAAAGACTTTTCAATTAAGCTATCTTCCAAGTCATTTATTTCAGCTTCAAAAAAAGGTGCAAAGGTAGTTTGATTTGTTAATAAAATACATGGAAGCCCAAGTTTCTTAGCAGCAAATATTGGTGCACTTCTAGAATCAGAAACAACACAAGTCACACAATAATTTTGCATTATTTTTTTTTCTTCTCTAATAATTTGATTTATAGCAACAGGCCATGAACTGTTTTTTAAGATAGTTAAACCAATATCAAACTCGCCATCTCTCCCTACAAACTTAATTTCAGGATCTACTTCAACTGTTTGATAAGAAGTATTTTCAAGTCTTTTTAAAACATAACCATAACTACTTAAGATAACCTCATTTGGATTAAATTGATTTGCAATTGCTAAAGCTCTGCTTGAGTGACCATAACCTTCGCCATTAATTGAAAAATATATTTTATGTCTTATCTGTCTTCTTTCAATTTCATTTGAAGAAAGCAGATTGGTAGAATTTTTTCGTAATATTTGGCTTTTCATAAGATTATTATAATATGTTAAAATCACGGAGTATGCTTACAGAAACAGCAAAGCAAATAGTTATAAGACTTGAAAATGTTAACTGTTACTACAATAATTTCCTGGCAGTACAGGACGTGTCTTTAGATATAGAAGCAAATAAAATTACTGCCTTAATAGGCCCTTCAGGGTGTGGTAAATCAACTGTACTTAGAAGTTTAAACAGGATGAATGATGCAGTTCCAGGTGCAAAAATAGAAGGTTCAATATTTATTCACAATGAAAATATTTATAGTAATGGTGTAGATCTAATAGAACTTAGAAGAAGAATTGGAATGGTCTTTCAAAGACCAACTCCTTTCCCTATGAGCATTTATGACAATGTTGCTTATGGACCAAGAATGCACGGGATTAATCAAAAAAAAGTCTTAGACGAAATTATTGAAAATAGTCTGAAACAAGCAGCACTTTGGGAAGAGATTTATGACAAACTTGAACAACATGCATATGAACTTTCTGGTGGTCAGCAACAAAGACTGTGCATAGCAAGAGCACTTGCAGTTGAACCAGAAATTTTACTTTTAGATGAACCTTGTTCCGCATTAGATCCTATTGCTACTTTAAAAATTGAAGATTTACTAAATGAATTAAAAAAACAATTAACAATAATAATTGTTACTCACAACATGCAACAAGCAAGCAGAATATCTGACAACACTGCATTTTTCTGGACAACAGAAGAAAGAACTGGTTTTTTAGTAGAATACAATGCTACAGCACAAATATTTAGCAGCCCAGTGGATAAAAGAACAGAAGACTATATTACTGGAAGATTTGGATAATGGCAGAAATTGTTTCACTAGATCAACTCCAACATAAGATTGATTTCTTAAAGTCTAAAAATAAAAACTTAGTAATAGTAGCAACAAATGGATGTTTTGATATCTTACATGTTGGTCATATAAGATCTCTTCAAAAAGCAAAAACTTTAGGTGACATTTTAGTTGTTGGAATTAATAGTGATAATTCTGTAAAAAAATTAAAAGGCAATAATAGACCAATAATTAATGAAAATGAAAGAGCTGAAGTTCTTGCAGCATTAAGTTGCATTGATTATATAACACTGTTTTTTGAAGAAACTGCAGAAAATTTCCTTGAAAAAGTTAGGCCAGATATCTATGTTAAAGGCAGTGAATATACTTTAGACAAGTTACCTGAAGTAAAAGTAGTAAAAAAGTTAGGTGGCAAAATAGTCCAAATACCAATGATTCCTGGTATCTCTACTACAAGTATTATTCAAAGTCTTAAAAAAATTTAAGAATCCTACTCTATCTTTTTTAGGAACATTTTTGCTAATATAAAGTTAATAAAACATTAAGGAACCAAATGCCTGGTTTTGCAAACTTATAAAAAATGTGCTTGGTATTAAAGGAGTAATATATGTTTAATCTATATAAAAACAAAGAACTAAGCTGGGAAATAGCCTATATAGCAAGGGAATTAAGACATAAGAAAAAAGTTACCTTAAGCTGTTTAGAAAGTGAAACACCAATAGTTCTTGAACAGCTTGGTTCTTTTAGTAGCTCAAATCCCATAACATCTAAAACAATTAATATTCCAAACTCTAGAGAGGTTTTTCTTGAAATAATAAATTAGCTTTCTAAAATTTCTTTCGAATTATCAAACTTTTCTTCTAAAGCATCTGCAACTTCCAGCAACATGCCTAGTCTTCTTAACCTGTCTTCCTTACAAATAATATCTTTTGCAATATCTTTTCTTTTTTGATACAGCTCACTGAGCTCTTTTGCTAAATTTCTAAATTCTTCGGTAACTGTTGCCATAGCTGCCCTCTGTTTATTTCAATCAATATCTAATAAAAACATCGGCAGCTACAAAGCAAACAAAAGGGTAAATGGTGTTATCCCTATGCAGCTTCACCTACTACACGTTTTTTTGCAAAATCACGGAAAGAAGTAATTAAATTTGTAACTCCAGACTTAATATCAATTGAAGGAAACATCTGTGCAACTGATTCATCTTCTAATTCTTTTTGAACATCTAGAATTTCTTTCCTGAAATTCCCTGTATGATCAAAAATCAATTCGTTTGCTAGCGGGAAGAACTTTAGTGCTGTATGAACTAAAAATCCAAGTACACCTTTATGGAAGAACTTAGCAAGTATAGGCATACTTAAATTTAATGGTGTAAAAATTGCACCAAACAAATTTGTATAGTATTTAAGTTCTTCAGAAGTTACTGAATGTGCAATTCTTGTAGCCCATGAAACTATTTTTGCTACATAGTACTTTTCTGGTTCTTTATCAAATACTTTTTCCAGATCGCTACTATTGGTTAAAGAAGCATAAAGTTTTTTTATAAAGCCACCTTCACCAGTATCATCAGTAAATTGTTTTGCAAATTGTTGGTATCCTTTATAATCACCTAGTTGTTTTAAAATACCTGTTAAACACCAAGAAGCAACAGTAGTACCTTTTCCTACTAACCTATCAAATCCTTCATCTACTTTTTTAATTATTCTTTGTAATTTATGCTCATTTAGATCCAACGATGTAATTTCAATTTCTCCAATAACTTTTTCATCTTCTTTGTTATTAGGTTTAAGAGATTTATGAATGCCCTGGATTTCTTTTACATAATTTCCCATACACTCACTAATTTCATAACCCCAAGGATTTATTAAAACCATAAAATCAAATAATTTAACTTTAGGGAATAACGATTTTAACCACGGCATAGCAATATTCTGTATAGAAAAAACAAACGGGAAAAATTTAGCAAAACCTATTGGCAGTCTATTATAAGTATCTAATAAAAAAGAAGCTAACTTAGCAAGTTTTATACCTGCCTTATCATCTCCAAATGCTGTATTTAAAGACTCTTTAGCTTTTAACTCATCATCTTCTTTTGCTTTCCTATATGCAGTAAGATTCGAGACAAAATTTTCACTTGTTAATTTATTTTTTACTTGTTCAAAATCATCATCATCCTTAAAACCAAATGATCTAAGAAAAAAATATTCAAGCCATCCAACTAATGTAGTTCTTCTATGAAAAGCTCTTTCCATTATTTGAGAAAGAAAATGTAAAGCCCCTTCTTGTATTTCACCTTCTTGTGGTACATAACTATCTTGGCCATTATCTAATTCTTTTTTTATTTCATCTAAATCTCCAACCTCTTTTTTTATTATTAAAATTTCCTCATTGGTTTTACCATTGGAATCTTCTTCAAACTTCCAGCCATTTTTATTAACTTCACCACTAGCTACCTTTACTCTTTTTAATTTATCAAGTTGTTCATTAGACAACTGTACTTTCTCTTTTAAGTACTTAAGGAGAGTTTCTCTTCCACCTTCTAAAACAGTAATTGGATTTGTTGTTATCATAAGAAATAGCGTTCAGCTTTCAGCATTTGGCCTAAGTTAATTTTTATCTTATAGTTGTCTATAATTATTTTCTAAAATAAAAACCAAGTCTCTTTAAAGACCTAGCTTTTAAGCTGATTTTATCAATTCTTAACCTTAAAAGGGAACCTTTTCTTAATCTTCGGTAAAAATAAACCATTTAACTTACTCTTCTTAACCTAAATAAGGGAATAAGAACCTTATGAGCAAAGTTGCAGTAATAGGTGGATGTGGAAGATTAGGATTTAAATTATCACTTGTTCTTGCATGTAAAGGACATACTGTTTCAATTATTGATATTGATGAAGAAAAAATAAATGAAATTAAAGGTGGTTGCTTACCTTTTGTAGAAAAAGGAGCTGAAATATATTTAGAAGAAGCACTAAAAAAGAAAACTTTAACTTTAAATTTAGAACATGACATTGTTTCAAAAGCAGAAATCATAATAATTACAATTGGTACACCTGTTGATTCAAATTTAAATCCAAGCTTAGAACCAGTTGCTGGAATAATTTTTGATCTTTCTAATTATTTGAAAAAAGGTCAGTTAATAATTTTTAGAAATACTTTATCACCGCAAATTGTAGATAGAATTAAAACCTTGATTGAAGATAAGACAGGACTAACGGTAGGCCAGGATATTTATCTAGCATTTGCACCTGAAATAGCTAATGAAAATGCAAACATAAATGATATTTTAAAATCCCCACAACCAATTGGAACTTACGACAATGAAAGTTTTAAACTAGCTGAAAAGTTTTTTAAAACAATTACAAAAGGGAAAATTACTCAGTTAAATCCAGAAGAAGTTTTACTTGCAAAACTTATGAAAAACATGTACACC
This genomic interval from Candidatus Melainabacteria bacterium contains the following:
- a CDS encoding histidinol-phosphate transaminase; protein product: MNKNIKKNLRRTILYLHQYTAGKSIEEIRDKYKLDPKNILKLGSNENVLGSSKKAIKAATLALEKVNLYPEVASSKLAAKIKSLFGLKNVEVVVGNGMDHVFEMLARLFLNNGDETIISNPTFSCYELNTLWAGAKSRIIPLLKNNFQLNVNKILKLINKKTKIIFICSPNNPTGNLMNKEDIKTILKTGKIVFLDEAYIEFGGKSLVKWIEKYPNLIIGRTFSKIYGLAGFRVGYAFIHKSLVRYYLNSITPFVVSRPAQAAALAALDDKNFVKKTIKMVKNGKRFYYKEFKKLGIEYIPSDANFITIKTKKKSKELADKLLKKGIIARECSSFGQGSEYLLRITIGTREQNKRVVEEIKPCNLETL
- the pstB gene encoding phosphate ABC transporter ATP-binding protein — its product is MLKSRSMLTETAKQIVIRLENVNCYYNNFLAVQDVSLDIEANKITALIGPSGCGKSTVLRSLNRMNDAVPGAKIEGSIFIHNENIYSNGVDLIELRRRIGMVFQRPTPFPMSIYDNVAYGPRMHGINQKKVLDEIIENSLKQAALWEEIYDKLEQHAYELSGGQQQRLCIARALAVEPEILLLDEPCSALDPIATLKIEDLLNELKKQLTIIIVTHNMQQASRISDNTAFFWTTEERTGFLVEYNATAQIFSSPVDKRTEDYITGRFG
- the rfaE2 gene encoding D-glycero-beta-D-manno-heptose 1-phosphate adenylyltransferase; its protein translation is MAEIVSLDQLQHKIDFLKSKNKNLVIVATNGCFDILHVGHIRSLQKAKTLGDILVVGINSDNSVKKLKGNNRPIINENERAEVLAALSCIDYITLFFEETAENFLEKVRPDIYVKGSEYTLDKLPEVKVVKKLGGKIVQIPMIPGISTTSIIQSLKKI
- a CDS encoding nucleotide sugar dehydrogenase — encoded protein: MSKVAVIGGCGRLGFKLSLVLACKGHTVSIIDIDEEKINEIKGGCLPFVEKGAEIYLEEALKKKTLTLNLEHDIVSKAEIIIITIGTPVDSNLNPSLEPVAGIIFDLSNYLKKGQLIIFRNTLSPQIVDRIKTLIEDKTGLTVGQDIYLAFAPEIANENANINDILKSPQPIGTYDNESFKLAEKFFKTITKGKITQLNPEEVLLAKLMKNMYTYIQNACANEFYLIAEAYKANIHKILESINNKENNIPLPNANASGPGPHKEGWFLVDKIPFAELVTTAFKINESLPNYLVQKLENYKVNKVAILGMTNKPNSDDVRSSLSYKLRKALYYKDYNVACYDPYLPEYSDSSVLLHSDVVILMTPHDEFKDLEKINKLINNPKCVYLDVNGFWKGLKTKSHHAK